The Theileria equi strain WA chromosome 2 map unlocalized gcontig_1105316255037, whole genome shotgun sequence genomic sequence CACTGGTGGTGGAGCCTCCCTGGAACTTCTCGAAGGAAAGGTGTTGCCTGGAGTCTCTTGTCTCACTCAAAAGTCCTAATTCGTGTTTGTGTACGTCTCTACATCCGTTAGTACCACAACGTTGACTGGGGAGGAAGGGAGTGTGACTTGGATGTGCAGCACATACTTCTACCGTTCCCTGTCTCATCTACACATCCTCCCGTACTACAGCCCAGTAGATGGTAGGAAAATGTGCGATTATCTGCCATGCAAGAGGAAGAACGGTGAGGATGACCGCAACGGTTGGCACAAAGTTGCCTAGTGGTTGCACCCTGGTAATCGGAGGCGAACGACACATTCACTCGAAGATTCTATAACTGATTTAATGTTAATGATGGGAGTGTATCGTAAGACCCCTCTGTTAGTTACAGGGTTCCTTGTTGGTGCAGTCGTAGTTTACCAGGTGACCTACTCCCTCAGGGACAAGACCAAGGATGTTGTTCCTGCCCCCAAGGCTCCCGCTGTTGCTCCAGTAGCTCAACCAAACCAGGCTGGAGACGCCAATCTGAGAGGAGCTGAGGAAGACGGAATCACAATTCAGTTTGAGAAGACGGAAGGTTACACCACTCATGGCAAAAAGATCACAGTCCAGAAGAGAGTAGACTTCCCAGTTGCTGGTTTCTCGAGACACAGTCACATTGGAAAGTTGAGTTTGCCACTGGTCATCAAGAAATTCTCATTCGAAGACAAGACACTCAAGGGTATTCCATCTGGCCTCAATGTCATCAACTCCTCTGTTTACTTCAAGACCGGTGTCAATGGACCCATCCTCGTTGAACTCTACAAGTACTCACCTGATGGACACAACACCTCTGTCCACTTCTTCACCAAAGGTGCCAACGAAACCTGGGAGGAGTTCTTCTTTGGTGCCAACCTTAGCCTCACCAAGAAACTTCGTGACCTAGTAGGTGAAGACACTGATGATGAGGAAACggaaaataaaaagaagGAAGCTGAAGGCGCTGCTGGCAAGGGTGGACAAGCTC encodes the following:
- a CDS encoding hypothetical protein (encoded by transcript BEWA_041530A), giving the protein MLMMGVYRKTPLLVTGFLVGAVVVYQVTYSLRDKTKDVVPAPKAPAVAPVAQPNQAGDANLRGAEEDGITIQFEKTEGYTTHGKKITVQKRVDFPVAGFSRHSHIGKLSLPLVIKKFSFEDKTLKGIPSGLNVINSSVYFKTGVNGPILVELYKYSPDGHNTSVHFFTKGANETWEEFFFGANLSLTKKLRDLVGEDTDDEETENKKKEAEGAAGKGGQAPAGGQPGAPGPVGPAGKNGDRGESGTQGAQQPASGSGTAGGTVQNVQNSGGGADQGKNQSDVEAKTVGAGGASSTGPAHSNEGAPSPSGSGAQAATGATLSAPQGGSGQPSLGTTSETPASTPTSTTNNANHSQS